The following are encoded together in the Halopseudomonas salegens genome:
- the rpoS gene encoding RNA polymerase sigma factor RpoS — translation MATNKNNEPDLGLDEDVPVADRAAMDDEEADMDSPNKRKSPATPRNHKRENSFEFTKQLDATQLYLNEIGFSPLLTPEEEVHFARLAQKGDPAGRKRMIESNLRLVVKIARRYVNRGLTLLDLIEEGNLGLIRAVEKFDPERGFRFSTYATWWIRQTIERAIMNQTRTIRLPIHVVKELNVYLRAARELTQKLDHEPSPEEIADLLDRPVADVKRMLGLNERVASVDMSLGPDSDKTLLDTLTDEQSTDPFDRLQDDDLNNSIDLWLSELSEKQREVVARRFGLRGHESSTLEEVGREIGLTRERVRQIQVEALKRLREILEQHGLTGESLFQ, via the coding sequence ATGGCAACAAATAAGAATAACGAGCCGGACCTGGGTTTGGACGAGGATGTTCCGGTTGCTGATCGCGCTGCGATGGATGACGAGGAGGCAGACATGGACTCGCCCAACAAGCGCAAGTCGCCGGCAACACCACGCAATCACAAGCGTGAAAACAGTTTCGAGTTTACCAAGCAGCTGGATGCAACCCAGCTGTACCTGAATGAAATCGGTTTTTCCCCTTTGTTGACGCCGGAAGAAGAGGTGCATTTTGCCCGTCTGGCGCAGAAAGGTGATCCCGCCGGGCGCAAGCGCATGATTGAGAGCAACCTGCGCCTGGTGGTGAAGATAGCCCGGCGTTATGTCAATCGCGGGCTGACGCTGCTTGACCTGATCGAAGAAGGTAATCTGGGTCTTATTCGTGCGGTAGAAAAGTTCGACCCAGAACGTGGTTTTCGTTTTTCCACCTATGCGACCTGGTGGATACGACAGACTATCGAGCGGGCGATCATGAACCAGACGCGTACCATCCGTTTGCCGATTCATGTTGTCAAAGAGCTCAATGTGTATTTGCGCGCCGCCCGTGAGTTGACGCAAAAACTGGATCACGAACCTTCCCCGGAAGAAATTGCCGATCTGCTCGACCGTCCGGTGGCAGATGTCAAACGCATGCTGGGTCTCAATGAGCGAGTGGCTTCGGTTGATATGTCGCTCGGGCCGGATTCGGACAAGACCTTGCTCGACACGCTGACGGATGAGCAATCGACGGATCCGTTTGACCGGTTGCAGGATGATGACCTGAATAACAGCATTGATCTGTGGCTGTCCGAACTCAGCGAAAAACAACGTGAAGTTGTCGCTCGACGTTTTGGTTTGCGCGGGCATGAAAGCAGCACGCTGGAAGAGGTCGGGCGCGAAATCGGCCTGACGCGTGAGCGGGTGCGGCAGATTCAGGTTGAAGCGCTCAAACGTTTGCGCGAGATTCTCGAGCAGCACGGCCTGACCGGTGAGTCGTTGTTTCAGTAA